In the genome of Haemophilus pittmaniae, one region contains:
- the dcuC gene encoding anaerobic C4-dicarboxylate transporter DcuC produces the protein MDLIIGLVAIILVAYYIVKGYSATGVLMFGGLVLLLISVLMGHSILPEGVKSTGSNYLDILEYVKHLLSGRSGGLGLMIMILCGFSAYMTHIGANDVVVKLVSKPLKNIHSPYVLMVIAYFLACLMSYAVSSATGLGVLLMATLFPIMVNMGISRGAAAAICASPISIILSPTSGDVVLSAEISKVSLADFAFSVSLPVSIFAICGIAVAHFFWQRYLDRKEGIVSERLDVNELTTTAPNFYVILPLLPIIGVLLFDEKWGLPSLNIVTVMVLCFIIAATVDFLRTFNAKQTFDNLMAAYRGMADAFAGVVMLLVAAGVFAQSLTTIGFIGTLIESAQSFGGSGLFMMLVLAVITILATVATGSGNAAFYAFAELIPKLAGQMGVNPAYLTIPMLQASNLGRGLSPVSGVVVAVSGMANISPFVIVKRMSVPMLVGFVCVIVGTQIFVSA, from the coding sequence ATGGATCTGATTATAGGTTTAGTCGCCATTATCTTGGTGGCGTATTATATTGTGAAAGGCTATTCAGCGACCGGTGTGTTGATGTTTGGTGGCTTAGTCTTATTATTAATTTCCGTGCTGATGGGGCATTCGATTTTGCCGGAAGGTGTGAAAAGTACCGGTTCAAACTATTTAGATATTTTGGAATACGTCAAACACCTGTTATCCGGTCGGAGTGGCGGATTAGGCTTGATGATTATGATTTTATGCGGTTTTTCTGCCTACATGACGCATATTGGCGCCAATGATGTGGTGGTGAAATTGGTGTCCAAACCGCTAAAAAATATTCATTCGCCTTATGTCTTAATGGTGATTGCTTATTTCTTAGCTTGCTTGATGTCCTATGCAGTCTCTTCTGCAACCGGCTTGGGTGTATTATTAATGGCCACCTTGTTCCCGATTATGGTGAATATGGGGATTTCGCGTGGTGCGGCAGCGGCAATCTGTGCTTCTCCAATTTCCATTATTTTGTCGCCAACTTCTGGTGATGTGGTGCTATCCGCAGAAATTTCTAAAGTGTCCTTGGCCGATTTCGCCTTTTCCGTGAGTTTGCCGGTATCGATTTTTGCTATTTGTGGGATTGCGGTTGCGCATTTCTTTTGGCAACGTTATTTGGATCGCAAGGAAGGGATCGTGAGTGAACGTTTGGATGTTAATGAATTGACAACCACCGCACCAAATTTCTATGTGATTTTACCCTTGTTGCCGATCATTGGCGTGTTGCTATTTGATGAGAAATGGGGTTTACCAAGTCTGAATATCGTTACCGTAATGGTATTGTGTTTTATCATTGCTGCAACAGTGGATTTTCTCCGTACGTTCAATGCCAAACAAACCTTTGATAATTTAATGGCTGCTTATCGCGGTATGGCCGATGCCTTTGCTGGCGTGGTGATGTTATTGGTGGCTGCTGGCGTATTTGCACAAAGTTTAACGACTATTGGTTTTATCGGTACTTTGATTGAATCTGCACAATCCTTTGGTGGTAGCGGGTTATTTATGATGTTGGTGTTGGCGGTGATTACTATTTTGGCCACCGTAGCCACAGGTTCGGGAAATGCGGCGTTCTATGCGTTTGCTGAATTGATTCCGAAATTGGCCGGTCAAATGGGCGTGAATCCGGCATATCTCACAATTCCAATGTTGCAGGCTTCTAACTTGGGGCGTGGCTTATCTCCGGTTTCTGGCGTGGTCGTAGCGGTATCTGGAATGGCTAATATTTCCCCGTTTGTAATTGTGAAACGTATGTCTGTGCCGATGTTAGTCGGTTTCGTGTGCGTAATTGTCGGTACGCAGATTTTTGTTTCCGCATAA
- the pcnB gene encoding polynucleotide adenylyltransferase PcnB, translating to MQPRMIQRNALTVVEKLQRQGYEAYLVGGCLRDLLLGKTPKDFDVATNARPEQVQKIFQRQCRLVGRRFRLAHVLFGRDVIEVATFRASHSDARNANQAKQNEQGMLLRDNVYGTLEQDAERRDFTVNALYYNPQDNSLHDFFGGLEDLKAGKLRLIGDPMVRYQEDPVRMLRSIRFMAKLEMFLDKPSEAPIRQLAPLLANIPAARLFDESLKLLQTGNGVKTYQLLRQYGLFEPLFPALMPYFTERNDSLAEKIILTALRSTDERVADKLRLNPAFLFAAFFWYPLREKVEQLKNEGGLNNHDAYALAANDVLDQFCKTLAAPRRHTATIRDIWMLQLQLTKRHGSAPLRTLEQQKFRAAFDLLAMRAEIEGGEAIELTKWWHEFQFSTEQQRQEMLKERSRQAPSVKKRRYRTKRKAKPVEAS from the coding sequence ATCCAGCCTCGGATGATCCAGCGTAATGCATTAACCGTGGTTGAAAAACTGCAACGTCAGGGTTATGAAGCCTATTTAGTGGGTGGTTGTCTGCGCGATTTACTGTTAGGCAAAACGCCGAAGGATTTCGATGTTGCGACCAACGCCCGCCCGGAACAAGTACAAAAAATCTTTCAACGCCAATGTCGTTTGGTCGGCCGTCGTTTTCGCCTAGCACATGTGCTATTTGGTCGCGATGTGATTGAAGTGGCAACATTCCGCGCCAGTCATAGCGATGCTCGCAACGCTAACCAAGCCAAACAAAACGAACAAGGTATGTTGTTGCGTGACAATGTGTACGGCACCTTGGAACAGGATGCCGAACGCCGTGACTTTACCGTTAATGCGCTGTATTACAATCCACAGGACAACAGTCTGCATGACTTCTTCGGTGGTTTGGAGGATTTGAAGGCCGGCAAATTACGCCTGATCGGCGATCCCATGGTTCGTTACCAAGAGGATCCCGTGCGTATGCTACGCTCTATTCGCTTTATGGCAAAATTAGAGATGTTTTTAGATAAACCAAGTGAAGCGCCAATTCGTCAATTGGCACCACTGTTGGCGAATATTCCAGCGGCACGTTTATTTGATGAAAGTCTCAAATTACTGCAAACCGGTAATGGGGTAAAAACCTATCAATTATTACGTCAATATGGTTTGTTCGAGCCACTTTTCCCTGCACTCATGCCTTATTTTACCGAGCGCAATGATAGCCTAGCGGAAAAAATTATTCTCACTGCGCTCCGTTCCACCGATGAACGGGTTGCCGATAAACTGCGCCTCAATCCGGCCTTTTTATTTGCCGCCTTTTTCTGGTATCCGTTGCGCGAAAAAGTCGAGCAGCTCAAAAACGAAGGTGGCCTCAACAATCATGATGCCTATGCCTTAGCGGCTAATGATGTGCTGGACCAATTTTGTAAAACCTTAGCTGCACCACGCCGACATACCGCTACAATTCGCGATATTTGGATGCTTCAGCTGCAATTAACTAAACGCCATGGCAGCGCACCGTTACGCACCTTGGAACAACAAAAATTCCGCGCGGCCTTTGACCTATTAGCAATGCGTGCAGAAATTGAAGGTGGTGAGGCCATCGAACTAACTAAATGGTGGCACGAATTCCAATTCAGCACAGAGCAACAACGTCAGGAAATGTTAAAAGAGCGTTCGCGCCAAGCACCATCTGTAAAAAAACGCCGCTATCGTACAAAACGTAAAGCGAAACCGGTGGAAGCATCATGA
- the lysC gene encoding lysine-sensitive aspartokinase 3, with translation MPHLSVAKFGGTSVANYAAMQACAKIVINDPNTRVVVLSASAGITNLLVALANGVDAEQRSKLIDEVRQIQENILNELKDDSRVRPIIEKYLENVTSLSEAAALATSPALSDELISHGEMMSTQIFIEVLREFNTTATWLDVRTIVATNDHFGKAAPNDEQTQANSDNLLKPLIDRGELVITQGFIGREASGKTTTLGRGGSDYSAALLAEVLNAKDVIIWTDVAGIYTTDPRIVPNAKKIDTMSFAEAAEMATFGAKVLHPATLLPAVRSNIPVYVGSSKAPQDGGTWVTRDPQPRPTFRAIALRRDQVLLTLSSLSMLHAQGFLANVFSILAKHKISVDTITTSEVSIALTLDKTGSASSGAELLSVELLDELSKLCTVKVDTGLALVALIGNDLHIANGVAKHIFDTLEDYNVRMISYGASTNNICMLVSSEHADEVVRSLHKSLFE, from the coding sequence ATGCCACATCTATCTGTAGCCAAATTTGGCGGGACTTCCGTCGCTAATTACGCGGCCATGCAAGCCTGTGCCAAAATCGTTATCAACGATCCAAATACCCGTGTCGTGGTCTTATCCGCCTCCGCTGGCATCACCAATTTGTTGGTTGCTCTCGCCAATGGCGTGGATGCTGAACAACGCAGCAAATTAATCGATGAAGTTCGTCAAATTCAAGAGAATATCCTAAACGAATTAAAAGACGACTCCCGCGTTCGACCTATTATTGAAAAATATTTGGAAAATGTGACGAGCCTTTCCGAAGCCGCTGCATTAGCTACTTCTCCGGCATTGTCTGACGAGTTAATCAGTCATGGCGAAATGATGTCGACTCAAATTTTTATTGAAGTGTTACGTGAATTCAATACCACGGCAACTTGGTTGGATGTGCGCACAATTGTGGCCACCAACGATCATTTTGGTAAAGCAGCACCAAATGATGAACAAACTCAAGCTAATAGCGATAATTTATTAAAACCACTTATCGATCGTGGCGAATTAGTTATTACTCAAGGCTTTATCGGTCGTGAGGCAAGCGGTAAAACCACTACGTTAGGTCGTGGCGGTAGTGACTACTCTGCGGCTTTACTGGCTGAAGTGTTAAACGCTAAAGATGTTATTATTTGGACCGATGTAGCAGGGATCTACACCACCGATCCGCGTATTGTTCCGAATGCCAAAAAAATCGATACGATGAGCTTTGCTGAAGCTGCAGAAATGGCAACCTTTGGTGCTAAAGTATTACACCCGGCCACATTATTACCGGCAGTACGCAGCAATATTCCGGTCTATGTGGGTTCTAGTAAAGCGCCACAAGATGGCGGCACCTGGGTTACCCGTGATCCGCAACCACGTCCGACTTTCCGTGCTATTGCGCTACGCCGTGATCAAGTATTGCTTACTCTATCCAGCTTAAGCATGCTGCATGCCCAAGGATTCTTGGCTAACGTATTCAGTATTTTGGCAAAACACAAAATCTCGGTGGATACAATTACCACCTCTGAAGTGAGCATTGCCTTAACCTTGGATAAAACAGGTTCGGCTTCTTCCGGTGCTGAATTGTTATCAGTAGAACTTTTAGATGAATTAAGCAAACTTTGTACCGTTAAAGTGGATACAGGTTTAGCGTTAGTTGCCTTGATTGGAAATGATCTACATATTGCCAACGGGGTGGCTAAACATATTTTCGATACCCTAGAAGACTATAATGTGCGCATGATCAGCTATGGCGCCAGCACTAATAATATCTGTATGCTGGTTTCTAGCGAACATGCCGATGAGGTAGTGCGTTCCTTGCACAAATCCCTCTTCGAATAA
- a CDS encoding DUF484 family protein: MTEQDISDYLKEHPDFFIHHPELLTSLNIPHLHQGTTSLVEWQLNQQRSEIKALKQLLEKFHQLAHQDANIFFALLPLQKKLFAADDFQSVLKILNNWAKEYELAGVSILLFRDSWQAIDGIPQHCWLDRKAFELIRLERMGLRQCYLGDLSNKEKALLFLPEELPIGSVAICRLTGSAQRPSALLVFKSRDTAGFHNGQDTVFLRHIIDIAALHLSPWLASCDH; encoded by the coding sequence ATGACTGAACAAGATATCAGCGACTACCTTAAAGAGCATCCCGATTTTTTTATCCATCATCCCGAATTGCTTACCAGCCTTAATATTCCCCATTTGCATCAAGGAACAACATCATTAGTTGAATGGCAGCTCAATCAACAACGCTCCGAAATTAAAGCCCTTAAACAACTACTGGAAAAATTTCATCAACTTGCCCATCAAGACGCCAATATTTTCTTTGCTCTCCTGCCTTTACAGAAAAAGCTGTTTGCCGCAGATGACTTTCAGTCCGTACTGAAAATTCTCAACAACTGGGCAAAGGAATATGAATTGGCTGGTGTGAGCATCTTACTTTTTCGCGATAGCTGGCAAGCGATTGATGGCATTCCACAACACTGTTGGCTGGATCGCAAAGCCTTTGAATTGATCCGTTTAGAACGAATGGGCTTACGTCAATGCTATTTAGGCGACCTCTCCAACAAAGAAAAAGCCCTGCTTTTTCTTCCCGAAGAATTACCTATCGGCTCGGTGGCTATTTGTCGCTTAACCGGTAGTGCACAAAGACCCAGTGCATTGTTAGTCTTCAAATCCCGCGATACCGCTGGTTTTCATAATGGACAAGATACGGTTTTTCTACGCCATATCATCGATATTGCCGCATTACATTTAAGCCCTTGGCTAGCTTCTTGCGACCACTAA
- the folK gene encoding 2-amino-4-hydroxy-6-hydroxymethyldihydropteridine diphosphokinase, with protein sequence MTIAYIALGSNLNEPCRQLEDALQALAVLPQSRLLMQSSFYQSQPLGPQDQPDYVNAVAAIETTLPPLALLDELQRIENEQGRVRLRRWGERTLDLDILLYADAIIKEERLTVPHYDMTNREFVLIPLLEIAPDLQLPDGRPLHEVAASFAKHQMRKIR encoded by the coding sequence ATGACCATTGCTTACATTGCATTAGGCAGCAATCTCAATGAGCCCTGCCGTCAGCTTGAAGATGCGTTACAGGCCTTAGCCGTGCTACCGCAAAGTCGTTTATTAATGCAAAGTAGTTTTTATCAAAGCCAACCGCTCGGCCCACAGGATCAACCCGATTATGTCAATGCCGTTGCTGCGATAGAAACCACATTGCCCCCACTAGCCCTATTAGATGAGTTGCAACGCATTGAAAATGAACAAGGTCGGGTTCGTCTGCGTCGTTGGGGCGAACGGACCCTGGATTTGGATATTTTGCTATATGCCGATGCGATTATTAAAGAGGAACGATTAACTGTGCCTCACTATGATATGACCAATCGGGAATTCGTTTTAATTCCACTATTGGAAATTGCACCTGACTTACAATTGCCCGATGGACGCCCGCTACATGAAGTAGCCGCGTCCTTTGCCAAGCATCAAATGAGAAAAATCCGATAA
- the yedE gene encoding YedE family putative selenium transporter, whose translation MKILTWPVVAGAALGIVAPLLTYNGNPGNMGFCAACFLRDSAGALGLHHAAPLQYLRPELIGLVLGALVSAFLSKEFQPRGGSAPLARISLGFFAMLGALIFLGCPWRAYLRLGGGDLTAIAGIVGLFAGILGGIFFANRGFSLGKSKPQSTSSGLIGPIFSVILLVLLVTQFKFGDNLAIYFSEKGPGALHAAVWMSLAGGLLLGVLMQKSRFCTIGAFRNFVLFRDPQLLNGVIALVVFAAITNGLLGQFHLGLDKQPIAHNDYIYNFLSMALCGLCFSLGGGCPGKQLVNIGEGNNDSALFVLGMLLGAATAHNFGFAATPTGVAGLTPYVLAVGFIVCIYIALTNKSEA comes from the coding sequence ATGAAAATCTTAACTTGGCCTGTGGTTGCAGGTGCTGCACTTGGTATCGTTGCGCCACTTCTTACTTATAACGGCAATCCCGGTAACATGGGATTTTGCGCGGCCTGTTTCCTACGCGATAGCGCAGGGGCATTAGGATTACACCACGCTGCACCGTTACAATATCTCCGCCCTGAACTCATCGGTCTGGTACTGGGAGCGTTAGTCAGTGCATTCTTATCTAAGGAATTTCAACCTAGAGGCGGTTCTGCCCCACTCGCTCGCATTAGTCTCGGCTTTTTTGCCATGCTCGGTGCCTTGATCTTCCTCGGCTGTCCTTGGCGAGCCTATTTGCGCTTAGGCGGTGGTGATTTAACCGCTATTGCCGGTATCGTGGGGTTATTTGCTGGGATTCTTGGTGGTATTTTCTTTGCCAATCGAGGTTTCTCCCTAGGAAAATCCAAACCGCAAAGCACGTCCTCGGGCTTAATCGGTCCGATCTTTAGCGTTATTTTGCTAGTGTTACTGGTTACCCAATTTAAATTTGGCGACAATCTTGCCATCTATTTTTCCGAAAAAGGCCCAGGCGCGTTACATGCCGCAGTGTGGATGTCATTGGCCGGTGGCTTATTGCTTGGCGTATTAATGCAGAAATCACGTTTTTGCACTATCGGCGCCTTCCGCAATTTCGTTCTCTTCCGCGATCCACAACTGCTAAATGGCGTAATCGCGCTAGTCGTTTTTGCCGCCATCACCAACGGTCTATTAGGACAATTCCATTTAGGCCTTGATAAACAGCCAATTGCCCATAACGATTACATTTATAACTTCCTTTCTATGGCACTTTGTGGCCTTTGCTTCTCGCTTGGTGGCGGCTGCCCTGGCAAACAGTTAGTCAATATTGGGGAAGGTAACAATGATTCCGCGCTATTCGTATTAGGCATGCTATTAGGTGCGGCAACTGCGCATAATTTCGGTTTTGCCGCGACACCAACCGGTGTGGCTGGATTAACGCCTTACGTATTGGCTGTAGGCTTTATCGTATGCATTTATATTGCTTTAACCAATAAATCCGAAGCCTAA
- a CDS encoding SanA/YdcF family protein, which yields MQIAKILPKTIRYLQKTFSWTCNHARCLLTLGGAIIIGCAAIDFTVGWLVRDAIYEDPQKVPYRPYGLVLGTAKYVAKGRTNDYYTTRVEAAKQLLDLHKVDYLLLSGDNRTREYNEPRTMWRDFKKMGVSDEKMFPDFAGFRTLDSVVRANKVFQVPAFTIISQRFHCERALLIAKYHDIDAVCFVAKQPEIYFVTRLRETFARVKAVIDLLIGVEPYFLGAPEPLPQPDEIDNKEDIKNS from the coding sequence ATGCAAATAGCAAAAATTCTTCCAAAAACAATCCGCTACCTCCAAAAGACGTTCTCTTGGACGTGTAACCATGCGCGTTGCCTACTTACACTCGGTGGCGCCATCATCATCGGCTGCGCCGCTATCGATTTTACTGTCGGTTGGTTAGTGCGCGATGCTATTTATGAAGATCCTCAAAAAGTACCTTATCGCCCCTACGGTTTAGTGCTCGGTACAGCAAAATATGTGGCTAAAGGTCGAACCAATGATTACTACACCACTCGTGTTGAGGCTGCAAAACAATTGCTGGATTTGCACAAAGTAGATTATTTACTACTTAGTGGTGACAACCGCACCCGTGAATACAATGAACCACGTACCATGTGGCGTGATTTCAAAAAAATGGGGGTGTCCGATGAAAAAATGTTCCCTGATTTTGCCGGCTTTCGTACGTTAGATTCAGTAGTTCGCGCCAATAAAGTCTTCCAAGTGCCCGCCTTCACTATCATCAGCCAACGTTTTCACTGTGAACGAGCTTTGCTAATCGCTAAATATCATGATATCGATGCCGTGTGTTTCGTAGCCAAACAACCGGAAATCTATTTCGTCACCCGCCTACGCGAAACCTTCGCTCGGGTTAAAGCAGTTATCGATTTACTAATCGGTGTCGAGCCTTATTTCTTAGGCGCACCGGAACCCCTTCCGCAACCCGATGAAATTGACAATAAAGAAGATATTAAAAATTCTTAA
- the dksA gene encoding RNA polymerase-binding protein DksA: MTKASLSLLDLAGVKPYQVEKNEEYMNENQVLHFKKILSAWHEQIVEEASRTVAHMRDEAANFPDPADRATQEEEFSLELRNRDRERKLMKKIESTLKKLDTEDFGYCDSCGEEIGIRRLEARPTADLCIDCKTLAEIREKQVAG; this comes from the coding sequence ATGACCAAAGCATCATTGAGCTTATTGGACTTGGCAGGAGTAAAACCTTATCAAGTAGAGAAAAATGAGGAATATATGAATGAAAATCAGGTACTTCATTTCAAAAAAATCCTCAGTGCTTGGCACGAACAAATCGTTGAAGAAGCCTCCCGCACTGTCGCCCATATGCGCGATGAAGCGGCTAACTTCCCAGATCCGGCCGATCGTGCTACACAAGAAGAAGAATTCAGCCTTGAATTGCGTAATCGCGACCGCGAACGTAAATTGATGAAAAAGATTGAATCAACCTTGAAAAAATTAGATACCGAAGATTTCGGTTACTGTGATTCCTGTGGTGAAGAAATTGGTATCCGCCGTTTAGAAGCCCGTCCAACTGCCGATTTATGTATTGATTGCAAAACCTTGGCAGAAATTCGCGAAAAACAGGTCGCCGGTTAA
- the purA gene encoding adenylosuccinate synthase — translation MGKSVAVLGAQWGDEGKGKIVDLLTDRVKYVVRYQGGHNAGHTLIINGEKTVLRLIPSGILRDNVTCLIGNGVVLSPAALMQEMGELESRGVNVRERLLISEACPLILPYHVAMDHAREAALGKKAIGTTGRGIGPAYEDKVARRGLRVGDLFDREAFAEKLKNILDYYNFQLVHYYKVEPVDFQKTLDDVFAVADIIKGMVADIATILDNARKNGDNILFEGAQGTMLDIDHGTYPYVTSSNTTAGGVATGSGFGPRNLDYVLGIIKAYCTRVGGGPFTTELFDDIGAEIARKGNEFGAVTGRPRRCGWFDAVAIRRAIQLNSISGFCMTKLDVLDGFDEVKICVAYKMPNGEIVEYAPLAAKDWEGVEPIYEILPGWKENTFGVTDVNQLPQTCRDYIKRIQEVTGVPIAILSTGPDRVQTMILQDPFAA, via the coding sequence ATGGGAAAAAGTGTTGCGGTACTCGGCGCCCAATGGGGTGATGAGGGTAAAGGCAAAATCGTTGATTTGCTTACCGATCGAGTTAAATATGTCGTGCGTTATCAAGGTGGTCACAATGCCGGCCATACCTTGATTATCAATGGTGAAAAAACCGTATTACGATTAATTCCATCCGGTATCCTACGCGACAACGTGACCTGTTTAATCGGTAACGGCGTGGTACTTTCACCGGCAGCATTAATGCAAGAAATGGGCGAATTAGAAAGCCGCGGCGTAAATGTTCGTGAACGCCTATTAATTTCTGAAGCCTGCCCATTAATTTTACCTTACCACGTTGCGATGGATCATGCTCGTGAAGCCGCATTAGGCAAAAAAGCTATCGGTACAACCGGTCGCGGTATTGGCCCGGCTTACGAAGATAAAGTAGCGCGTCGCGGTTTACGCGTTGGCGATTTATTTGATCGCGAAGCATTTGCCGAAAAACTAAAAAATATTTTGGATTACTATAATTTCCAATTAGTGCACTACTACAAAGTAGAGCCAGTTGATTTCCAAAAAACTCTAGATGATGTATTTGCTGTTGCTGACATCATTAAAGGCATGGTTGCAGATATCGCGACTATCTTGGATAACGCCCGTAAAAACGGTGACAATATCCTATTTGAAGGCGCTCAAGGCACCATGTTGGATATTGACCACGGTACCTACCCTTATGTAACCAGCTCTAACACTACCGCCGGTGGCGTAGCAACCGGTTCCGGTTTTGGTCCACGTAATCTTGATTATGTATTGGGTATTATCAAAGCCTACTGTACCCGTGTTGGTGGTGGACCATTTACAACCGAATTATTTGATGATATTGGTGCAGAAATTGCCCGTAAAGGTAACGAATTTGGTGCAGTTACCGGACGTCCCCGTCGTTGTGGATGGTTTGATGCGGTAGCAATTCGCCGTGCAATCCAATTAAACTCCATTTCCGGTTTCTGTATGACCAAATTGGACGTTTTAGATGGTTTCGATGAAGTAAAAATCTGTGTGGCTTATAAAATGCCAAACGGTGAAATCGTTGAATATGCCCCATTGGCGGCCAAGGATTGGGAAGGCGTAGAACCGATTTATGAAATCCTACCGGGTTGGAAAGAAAACACCTTTGGTGTGACTGATGTCAATCAATTACCACAAACCTGTCGTGATTACATTAAACGTATTCAAGAGGTTACCGGTGTTCCTATTGCTATTTTGTCCACCGGTCCGGATCGTGTACAAACTATGATTTTACAAGATCCATTTGCCGCTTAA
- the metX gene encoding homoserine O-acetyltransferase MetX — protein sequence MAAKTRILFQKEPLQLAFGGALSPIETAYQTYGELNAEKNNAVLICHALTGDAEPYFSENGQNGWWQSFMGDGLALDTSRYFFICANVLGGCKGSTGPASLNPASGKPYGSQFPNIVVQDIVKVQKALLDSLGVPHLRAVIGGSFGGMQATQWAIDYPDFVDNVVNLCSSLFFSAEAIGFNHVMRQAVINDPNFNGGDYYEGTPPDQGLSIARMLGMLTYRTDIQLAKAFGRATKSQGNIWGDYFQVESYLSYQGQKFLERFDANSYLHLLRALDMYDPSLGYADLKTALSRIRANYTLVSVTTDQLFKSVDLHKSKQLLEQHGVKLNFYEFPSDYGHDAFLVDYDAFDRKIRLGLEGLAE from the coding sequence ATGGCTGCGAAAACCCGAATTCTTTTTCAGAAGGAACCGCTACAACTGGCTTTTGGCGGTGCGCTAAGTCCCATTGAAACCGCTTATCAAACCTATGGCGAATTAAATGCCGAGAAAAACAATGCGGTATTGATTTGTCATGCGCTTACCGGCGATGCCGAACCTTATTTTAGCGAAAATGGCCAAAATGGGTGGTGGCAAAGCTTTATGGGCGATGGCCTGGCATTGGACACTTCCCGCTATTTTTTCATTTGTGCAAATGTGTTGGGCGGCTGTAAAGGTAGCACCGGCCCGGCATCACTGAATCCAGCGAGTGGCAAGCCCTATGGTAGTCAATTTCCAAATATCGTGGTACAGGATATCGTCAAGGTACAAAAAGCCTTGCTCGATAGTTTAGGAGTTCCACATTTACGCGCGGTGATAGGAGGTTCCTTTGGTGGTATGCAGGCCACTCAATGGGCTATCGATTATCCGGATTTTGTGGATAACGTGGTCAATTTGTGTTCATCCTTATTTTTTAGCGCTGAAGCGATTGGTTTTAACCATGTGATGCGCCAAGCAGTAATAAATGATCCGAACTTTAATGGGGGGGATTATTATGAGGGTACACCGCCTGATCAAGGCTTATCGATTGCCCGAATGTTGGGCATGCTGACTTACCGTACCGATATTCAATTGGCGAAAGCCTTTGGGCGTGCAACCAAATCTCAGGGGAATATTTGGGGCGATTATTTTCAGGTGGAATCCTATCTTTCCTACCAAGGACAAAAATTCTTGGAGCGCTTTGATGCCAATTCTTATCTGCATTTGTTGCGTGCCTTAGATATGTATGATCCTTCCCTTGGTTATGCCGATTTAAAAACAGCATTGTCGCGTATTCGAGCCAATTACACCTTGGTTTCCGTGACAACTGACCAATTGTTTAAATCTGTGGATTTACATAAGAGCAAGCAATTATTGGAGCAACACGGCGTGAAACTCAATTTTTATGAGTTTCCGTCCGATTACGGCCATGACGCATTTTTGGTGGATTACGATGCCTTTGATCGCAAGATTCGTTTAGGATTAGAAGGATTGGCCGAATAA